In Sulfitobacter sp. M39, the following proteins share a genomic window:
- a CDS encoding invasion associated locus B family protein, translated as MPVSGYAQTAATETPAATDAPETAEPTAEAAPATEENTTTGSSTDVQSQLSLGEDADGEPTLGKPYTKEVIGAWEMRCIKTEEEVDPCQMYQLMDDGQGAPVAEFSLFRLPAGGKATAGATVVVPLETALPSQMTLTVDGGKARRYPFAFCNPVGCYVRMGLTEADVAAFKRGKEAVITIVPALAPDQKVELSLSLDGFTASFDKSSVVEDR; from the coding sequence ATGCCCGTTTCCGGTTACGCACAGACTGCAGCCACGGAAACACCCGCAGCAACAGACGCCCCGGAAACGGCGGAGCCGACCGCTGAAGCGGCACCCGCGACGGAAGAAAACACCACCACCGGCAGCAGCACCGACGTGCAGTCGCAGTTGAGCCTTGGTGAAGATGCCGACGGGGAGCCGACCCTGGGCAAGCCCTACACCAAAGAGGTGATCGGTGCCTGGGAGATGCGCTGCATCAAGACCGAAGAAGAGGTCGACCCCTGCCAGATGTACCAGCTGATGGATGATGGCCAAGGCGCGCCTGTCGCCGAATTCTCGCTGTTCCGCCTGCCAGCGGGCGGCAAGGCGACAGCCGGCGCCACTGTGGTTGTGCCATTGGAAACGGCCCTGCCCTCGCAAATGACCCTGACCGTCGATGGTGGCAAAGCGCGCCGCTATCCTTTCGCTTTCTGTAACCCCGTTGGCTGCTACGTCCGCATGGGCCTGACCGAAGCCGATGTCGCCGCGTTCAAACGCGGAAAAGAAGCCGTGATCACCATCGTGCCCGCGCTGGCGCCTGACCAGAAGGTCGAACTGTCGCTGTCGCTGGACGGGTTCACCGCAAGCTTCGACAAATCCTCGGTTGTTGAAGACCGGTAA
- a CDS encoding branched-chain amino acid ABC transporter permease yields MDLLNAFIALANYVLVPGIAYGSQLALGALGVTLVYGILRFSNFAHGDTMALGAMSAVLITWGFQSLGLSLGVLPTALLALPFAIIITIGLLLGTDKLVYSFYREKKAKPVIFVIVSLGVTFVYNGITRFIIGAEDQRFLDGERFIISARDFKEMTGLEEGLAIKTTQGLTVVTAVIVVAALFWFLNKTRSGKSMRAYSDNEDLALLSGINPERVVMITWIIVACLATTAGVLYGLDKSFKPFTYFQLLLPIFAAAIVGGLGSPIGAIAGGFVIAFSEVTITYAWKKVFGYLAPEGMAPDGLVQLLSTDYKFAVSFVILLIVLLFKPTGLFKGQSV; encoded by the coding sequence ATGGATTTACTCAACGCTTTCATCGCCTTGGCCAACTATGTGCTGGTTCCGGGCATCGCCTACGGATCGCAGCTGGCGCTTGGTGCGCTTGGGGTGACGCTGGTCTATGGCATCTTGCGGTTCTCGAACTTTGCCCATGGCGACACAATGGCGCTTGGCGCGATGTCCGCCGTGCTGATCACCTGGGGTTTCCAGTCGCTGGGGCTGAGCTTGGGGGTCCTGCCGACCGCCTTGCTGGCGCTGCCCTTTGCGATCATCATCACCATCGGGCTGCTGCTTGGCACGGATAAGCTTGTCTATAGCTTCTACCGCGAAAAGAAGGCCAAGCCGGTGATCTTTGTCATCGTCTCGCTGGGGGTGACATTCGTCTATAACGGCATCACCCGCTTTATCATCGGCGCAGAGGATCAACGGTTTCTGGATGGCGAACGCTTCATCATCTCGGCCCGCGACTTCAAAGAGATGACGGGGCTTGAGGAAGGTCTGGCGATCAAAACGACCCAAGGGCTGACCGTGGTGACGGCTGTCATCGTGGTTGCCGCATTGTTCTGGTTCCTGAACAAGACACGCTCGGGCAAATCCATGCGCGCCTACTCTGATAACGAGGATCTGGCGCTGCTGTCGGGCATCAATCCTGAACGCGTGGTCATGATCACCTGGATCATTGTGGCCTGTCTGGCAACCACCGCAGGCGTGCTTTACGGCTTGGACAAGTCATTTAAGCCCTTCACCTATTTCCAGCTGCTGCTACCGATCTTTGCAGCCGCGATCGTGGGCGGTCTTGGCAGCCCCATCGGGGCCATCGCGGGAGGCTTTGTCATCGCGTTCTCCGAGGTGACGATCACCTATGCGTGGAAAAAGGTCTTTGGCTACCTCGCACCCGAGGGGATGGCCCCCGACGGCTTGGTGCAGCTTTTGTCCACCGACTATAAATTCGCCGTCAGCTTCGTGATCTTGTTGATCGTGCTGCTGTTCAAACCCACAGGTCTGTTCAAGGGGCAATCGGTATGA
- a CDS encoding ABC transporter ATP-binding protein: MSNPYGDRGNKDLSIANPKGQGTAQPVKRGGKSHPAPGGPFLIGDTMTGGYGKGPDILHGCTIAVEKGEIAVIVGPNGAGKSTAMKAVFGMLDVRQGHVRLDGEDITALSPQDRVAKGMGFVPQTSNIFTSMTVEENLEMGAFIRRDDFRDTMVQVYDLFPILKEKRYQAAGELSGGQRQQVAVGRALMTQPKVLMLDEPTAGVSPIVMDELFDRIIEVARTGIPILMVEQNARQALEIADKGYVLVQGANAFTGTGKELLEDPEVRKSFLGG, encoded by the coding sequence ATGAGCAACCCATACGGCGACCGGGGCAATAAGGACCTGTCGATCGCGAACCCCAAAGGGCAAGGCACCGCGCAGCCGGTCAAACGGGGCGGCAAAAGCCACCCCGCGCCGGGGGGGCCCTTTCTGATTGGCGACACGATGACGGGCGGTTATGGCAAGGGCCCCGATATCCTGCACGGCTGTACCATCGCTGTCGAAAAGGGTGAGATCGCCGTCATCGTTGGCCCCAATGGCGCGGGCAAATCCACGGCGATGAAGGCGGTCTTTGGCATGCTCGACGTGCGCCAGGGCCATGTGCGGCTGGACGGTGAAGACATCACCGCGCTGTCGCCGCAGGACCGTGTGGCCAAGGGCATGGGGTTCGTGCCGCAAACCTCGAACATCTTTACCTCGATGACGGTGGAAGAAAACCTTGAGATGGGGGCGTTCATCCGCCGCGATGATTTCCGTGATACGATGGTGCAGGTCTATGACCTTTTTCCGATCCTCAAGGAAAAACGCTATCAGGCCGCGGGCGAGCTGTCGGGCGGGCAACGCCAGCAGGTCGCTGTGGGCCGCGCGCTGATGACGCAGCCGAAGGTGCTGATGCTCGACGAACCCACCGCAGGCGTATCCCCCATCGTGATGGACGAACTGTTCGACCGCATCATCGAGGTCGCGCGGACCGGTATCCCGATCCTGATGGTGGAACAGAACGCCCGCCAAGCGCTAGAGATTGCGGATAAGGGCTATGTTCTGGTGCAAGGGGCCAATGCCTTTACCGGCACGGGCAAAGAGCTTTTGGAAGACCCCGAAGTTCGCAAATCCTTTCTGGGGGGTTAA
- a CDS encoding acyl carrier protein — protein MNIKDQVISIIADQAFLTPSDVTMNSTLESLGIDSMGIVESIFAIEETFDVSVPFNANQPDATGFDISSVASIVAGVERLRAEQA, from the coding sequence ATGAACATCAAAGATCAGGTCATCAGCATTATCGCCGATCAAGCGTTTCTGACGCCGTCGGATGTCACCATGAACAGCACGCTCGAAAGCCTTGGCATCGACAGCATGGGCATCGTCGAAAGCATCTTCGCGATTGAAGAGACATTCGACGTATCGGTGCCGTTCAACGCGAACCAGCCGGACGCCACGGGTTTCGATATTTCCAGCGTGGCCAGCATCGTCGCAGGGGTGGAACGGCTGCGCGCCGAGCAGGCCTGA
- the lpxD gene encoding UDP-3-O-(3-hydroxymyristoyl)glucosamine N-acyltransferase, translated as MTYTIQQIADALGLPAVGDTSISIAKLAEPADAGPDDLALAMSPKYAQSLSDGSARAAMLWPNADWQEMGLKAAILPDRPRFAMSGLTRMMDPGQGFGAGIHPSAVIDETAELAEDVSVGPLAIVAAGAKIGAGSVIGPQCYIGTDAVLGKNAYLRDHVSIGARVRIGDDFIAQPGARIGGDGFSFVTAEPSTVEQTRKTLGDRGDTKAQQWTRIHTLGSVTIGNDVECGMNCTVDSGTIRNTVIGDGSKLDNLVHLGHNVVVGKNCLLCGQVGIAGSVTIGDNVVLGGQVGVSDNITIGDGVIAGGGTKILSNAPAGRSLLGYPATEMGKQIEGYKALRRLPRLLRDVAALKSQMGTSKDSETS; from the coding sequence ATGACCTATACCATCCAACAGATCGCCGACGCGCTTGGCTTGCCAGCGGTCGGCGATACGTCCATTTCGATTGCCAAACTGGCAGAGCCGGCAGACGCGGGACCCGACGATCTCGCGCTCGCCATGAGCCCCAAATACGCACAATCGCTGTCTGACGGATCGGCCCGCGCGGCCATGCTCTGGCCCAATGCCGATTGGCAAGAGATGGGGTTGAAGGCCGCCATCCTGCCGGATCGTCCGCGCTTTGCCATGTCGGGACTGACCCGCATGATGGATCCGGGGCAGGGGTTCGGGGCTGGCATCCACCCCTCTGCCGTTATTGATGAGACTGCCGAACTGGCCGAGGACGTCTCTGTCGGGCCACTGGCGATTGTGGCGGCGGGCGCGAAAATCGGCGCTGGCTCTGTCATCGGGCCGCAGTGCTACATTGGTACAGACGCGGTTCTGGGTAAGAACGCCTATTTGCGCGATCACGTCAGCATCGGCGCGCGGGTGCGCATCGGCGATGATTTCATCGCGCAACCGGGCGCGCGGATTGGCGGAGACGGGTTCTCCTTTGTGACGGCTGAGCCCAGCACGGTGGAACAGACCCGCAAGACCCTTGGTGATCGCGGCGACACAAAAGCGCAACAATGGACCCGTATTCACACCCTTGGAAGTGTGACCATCGGGAACGACGTGGAATGCGGTATGAACTGCACGGTTGACAGCGGCACCATTCGCAACACCGTCATTGGTGACGGCAGCAAGCTCGATAACCTCGTGCATCTGGGGCATAACGTTGTGGTCGGCAAAAACTGTCTGCTGTGCGGGCAGGTCGGTATCGCCGGTTCCGTGACCATCGGCGACAACGTGGTGCTGGGTGGTCAGGTGGGCGTCAGTGACAATATCACCATCGGCGACGGGGTGATCGCGGGCGGCGGCACCAAAATCCTGTCCAACGCGCCCGCGGGCCGGTCTTTGCTGGGGTATCCCGCGACAGAGATGGGCAAGCAGATCGAAGGCTACAAAGCACTGCGCCGTTTGCCGCGCTTGCTTCGCGATGTGGCGGCGTTAAAATCCCAGATGGGCACCTCCAAAGACAGTGAGACAAGCTAG
- a CDS encoding ABC transporter substrate-binding protein, producing the protein MKKMLMATTAAALLATNAYADAHSKDVKLGVIFGYTGPIESLTGIMAESAELAMQEVTDSGMLMDGATVTPSRADTGCVDNALATSSAERLIAEGINGIVGAACSGVSGAILQNAALPNGMVMISPSSTSPGLTSMEDNGLFFRTAPSDARQGEVMATVLMEEGVKEVAVTYTNNDYGKGLADAFQQAYEAAGGTITISAAHEDGKADYSAEVGALASAGGDRLVVAGYVDQGGSGVVRAAIDSGAFDTFHFPDGMIAANLENNFGSELDGSTGQHPGTDSPGADKFTALVDGAFDTTSPFAPESYDAAALLMLAMQAAGSSDPQVYKDQVMSVANAPGEKIYPGELAKALQILKDGGEVDYEGATAVELIGPGESAGSYRQIKIEDGKITTVQYR; encoded by the coding sequence ATGAAAAAGATGCTTATGGCCACAACGGCTGCAGCATTGCTGGCCACCAATGCCTATGCCGACGCGCACAGCAAAGACGTGAAGCTTGGCGTGATCTTTGGCTACACCGGCCCCATTGAATCGCTGACCGGCATCATGGCGGAAAGCGCCGAGCTCGCCATGCAAGAAGTCACCGACAGCGGCATGCTGATGGACGGGGCGACAGTCACCCCCTCGCGCGCGGACACGGGCTGCGTCGATAACGCGCTTGCAACCTCCAGCGCGGAACGTCTGATCGCCGAAGGGATCAACGGCATTGTGGGCGCTGCCTGCTCTGGCGTGAGCGGCGCGATCTTGCAAAACGCGGCACTGCCAAACGGCATGGTGATGATTTCGCCATCCTCCACGTCGCCCGGCCTGACATCCATGGAAGACAACGGTCTGTTCTTCCGCACCGCCCCCTCCGACGCCCGTCAGGGCGAGGTCATGGCAACCGTGCTGATGGAAGAAGGCGTCAAGGAAGTCGCGGTCACCTATACCAACAATGACTACGGCAAGGGTTTGGCCGACGCGTTCCAGCAGGCCTATGAAGCCGCTGGTGGGACAATCACCATCTCTGCCGCACATGAAGACGGCAAGGCCGATTACTCTGCCGAGGTTGGCGCGCTGGCCTCTGCCGGTGGCGACCGTCTGGTGGTTGCGGGCTACGTCGATCAGGGTGGATCGGGCGTCGTGCGCGCGGCGATTGATTCAGGCGCGTTTGACACGTTCCACTTCCCTGACGGGATGATCGCGGCGAACCTTGAAAACAACTTCGGCTCCGAGCTGGACGGCTCCACCGGCCAGCACCCCGGCACCGATAGCCCCGGCGCTGACAAATTCACCGCGCTGGTCGACGGTGCCTTCGATACGACATCGCCCTTCGCACCGGAAAGCTATGACGCGGCAGCGCTACTGATGCTGGCGATGCAGGCCGCAGGGTCTTCCGATCCGCAGGTCTATAAGGATCAGGTCATGTCGGTTGCGAACGCCCCCGGCGAAAAGATCTATCCGGGTGAGCTGGCCAAGGCGCTGCAAATCCTCAAGGACGGCGGCGAAGTCGACTATGAAGGCGCAACCGCGGTTGAACTGATCGGCCCCGGTGAATCCGCTGGCAGCTACCGTCAAATCAAGATCGAAGACGGCAAGATCACGACGGTTCAATACCGCTAG
- a CDS encoding helicase HerA-like domain-containing protein, producing MTNDIFIGGGGEDYATKQFLDIGYANRHGLVAGATGTGKTVTLQILAEGFSAAGVPVFLSDVKGDLSGLAQAGSASHKLHTPFSERAQTIGFDDFDYSAFPVTFWDMFGKQGHPVRTTISEMGPLLLAQLLDLTEAQEGILNIAFRVADEDGLPLLDLKDLQALLVWIGENASTLALRYGNVSSASVGAIQRRLLVLENQGAADLFGEPALALTDLMRTDNDGRGFINILAADKLMHSPKLYATFLLWLLSELFEELPEVGDPDKPKLVFFFDEAHLLFDDAPKALVDKVEQVARLIRSKGVGVYFITQNPADVPEDILGQLGNRIQHALRAFTARDRKELRLAAETYRENPRFETEDAIREVGVGEAVTSMLQKKGIPGIVERTLIRPPSSQLGPIEPATRAALMAQSPMAGKYDTRLDRASAFEMLAKRAEDAAKEAAQAEEQAEAEDTSPALREFNAARRYAGKRVTRSTSKRTTKSDDSFGGAIASVVIKELKGTTGRRIVRGILGGLFKGR from the coding sequence GTGACAAATGATATCTTCATCGGCGGCGGAGGCGAAGACTACGCGACGAAACAGTTTCTCGACATCGGCTATGCCAACCGCCATGGATTGGTCGCGGGGGCCACAGGCACAGGCAAAACCGTCACGCTGCAAATCTTGGCCGAAGGGTTTTCCGCCGCAGGGGTTCCGGTGTTTCTGTCCGACGTCAAAGGCGATCTGTCGGGGCTGGCGCAGGCAGGGTCTGCCAGCCATAAGCTGCACACCCCCTTTTCAGAGCGTGCCCAGACCATCGGCTTTGACGATTTTGATTACAGCGCCTTTCCGGTCACCTTCTGGGATATGTTCGGCAAACAGGGGCATCCGGTGCGGACGACGATCTCGGAAATGGGGCCCTTGCTGCTGGCGCAGCTTCTCGATCTGACTGAGGCCCAAGAAGGTATCCTCAACATCGCTTTCCGCGTCGCTGACGAAGACGGGCTTCCGCTGCTGGACCTCAAGGATCTACAGGCGCTGCTGGTCTGGATCGGGGAAAACGCTTCAACCCTGGCGCTGCGCTACGGTAATGTGTCGTCAGCGTCGGTCGGGGCGATCCAGCGGCGCTTGCTGGTGCTGGAAAACCAAGGCGCGGCTGATCTCTTCGGAGAACCCGCGCTGGCGCTGACCGACCTGATGCGCACAGATAACGACGGGCGCGGCTTTATCAACATCCTCGCGGCCGACAAGCTAATGCACTCACCAAAGCTCTACGCGACCTTCCTGCTTTGGCTGCTGTCCGAGCTTTTCGAGGAACTGCCCGAGGTCGGCGACCCCGATAAACCCAAACTGGTGTTCTTCTTCGACGAGGCGCATCTGCTGTTTGACGACGCCCCCAAAGCGCTGGTCGACAAGGTTGAACAGGTGGCGCGGTTGATCCGCTCCAAGGGCGTGGGCGTGTATTTCATCACACAGAACCCCGCAGACGTGCCCGAAGATATCCTTGGCCAATTGGGCAACCGCATCCAGCACGCGCTGCGCGCTTTTACTGCCCGTGACCGCAAAGAACTGCGCCTTGCCGCCGAAACCTACCGCGAGAACCCGCGCTTTGAAACCGAAGACGCGATCCGCGAAGTGGGCGTGGGCGAGGCGGTGACCTCCATGCTGCAGAAAAAAGGGATCCCCGGCATCGTGGAACGCACCCTGATCCGGCCCCCATCCTCGCAGCTTGGTCCGATCGAACCGGCCACCCGCGCTGCCCTGATGGCGCAAAGCCCGATGGCGGGGAAATACGACACCCGCCTTGATCGCGCCTCCGCGTTCGAGATGCTGGCCAAACGCGCCGAAGACGCCGCGAAAGAGGCAGCACAGGCCGAAGAGCAAGCCGAGGCCGAAGACACATCCCCCGCCTTGCGCGAATTCAATGCAGCGCGGCGCTATGCGGGCAAACGGGTCACGCGCTCGACCTCGAAACGCACGACCAAAAGCGATGACAGCTTCGGCGGTGCCATCGCGAGTGTGGTGATCAAGGAGTTAAAAGGCACAACCGGCCGGCGCATCGTGCGCGGAATTTTGGGCGGGTTGTTCAAAGGACGCTGA
- a CDS encoding beta-ketoacyl-[acyl-carrier-protein] synthase family protein yields MKRVVITGAGTVNPLGLNVPDTLAAMRNGVCGIGPLDFRDVDRLSIKIGGQVHGFDGESQYNRQKIALYDRFTQFTLAAAAEAIRQSGLEFKGELSAKSGVVLGTAGGGVSTWDDNYRAVYAEGKNRVHPFVVPRLMNNAAASHVSMEHHLKGPSFTVSTACASSNHAMAQAFSMIRSGMAPAMVTGGSESMLCFGGVKAWEGLRVMSRDACRPFSANRNGMVQGEGAGVFVFEEYDRARARGADILCEVSGFAMSSDASDIVMPSKAGAARAIKGALDDARINPDEVGYINAHGTGTAANDKTECAAVADVFGTHADRLMISSTKSMHGHLIGGTGAVELLACIMALRDGVIAPTIGYEEPDPDCALDVVPNVARDARVTVALSNAFAFGGMNAVLALRAI; encoded by the coding sequence GTGAAACGTGTCGTGATTACGGGTGCGGGGACGGTCAATCCGCTGGGGCTGAACGTGCCCGATACGCTTGCGGCCATGCGCAACGGGGTGTGCGGAATCGGGCCGCTTGATTTCCGCGACGTGGACCGGCTGTCGATCAAGATCGGCGGTCAGGTTCACGGGTTTGACGGCGAAAGCCAGTATAACCGCCAGAAGATCGCGCTTTATGACCGGTTCACCCAGTTCACCCTTGCCGCCGCGGCGGAGGCAATCCGCCAATCAGGGCTTGAGTTCAAGGGAGAGCTCTCGGCGAAATCAGGCGTGGTCCTTGGCACCGCGGGGGGCGGCGTTAGCACATGGGACGATAACTACCGTGCGGTCTATGCCGAAGGGAAGAACCGCGTGCATCCCTTTGTCGTGCCGCGCCTGATGAACAACGCCGCCGCCAGCCATGTGAGCATGGAGCATCACCTCAAGGGGCCATCCTTCACCGTTTCCACCGCCTGCGCGTCCTCGAACCACGCGATGGCGCAGGCGTTTTCGATGATCCGCAGCGGGATGGCACCGGCGATGGTCACGGGCGGCTCTGAATCGATGCTGTGCTTTGGCGGGGTCAAGGCGTGGGAAGGGCTGCGCGTGATGTCGCGCGACGCCTGCCGCCCGTTCTCGGCCAATCGCAATGGTATGGTGCAGGGCGAAGGCGCAGGCGTTTTCGTGTTCGAGGAGTATGACCGCGCCCGCGCCCGCGGGGCTGATATCCTGTGTGAAGTATCGGGCTTTGCCATGTCCTCTGATGCGTCGGACATTGTGATGCCCTCCAAGGCGGGTGCCGCCCGCGCGATCAAAGGCGCGTTGGACGACGCTCGGATCAATCCGGACGAGGTGGGCTATATCAACGCCCATGGCACGGGCACGGCAGCCAATGATAAAACCGAATGTGCGGCGGTGGCGGATGTGTTCGGCACCCATGCAGATAGGCTGATGATCAGCTCGACCAAATCCATGCATGGGCATCTGATCGGCGGCACCGGCGCGGTAGAGCTTTTGGCCTGCATCATGGCCCTGCGCGACGGGGTGATCGCCCCCACCATCGGTTACGAAGAACCCGACCCCGATTGCGCCTTGGATGTGGTGCCCAATGTGGCCCGCGATGCGCGGGTCACGGTGGCGCTGTCCAACGCCTTCGCCTTTGGCGGCATGAACGCTGTACTGGCGCTGCGCGCGATCTGA
- a CDS encoding branched-chain amino acid ABC transporter permease, translating into MNETLKNTVLFAIVALLIVLTGLAQSWNAALLIIAMGLISSIMALGVNLQWGFAGLFNVGIMGFVALGGLAAVLIGMPPTQGAWSAGGWGILTALLMGAATIILAVQVMKRMAKGWLRTLVVLVVLVAGFFIFRALLDPSVSAVEAVNPATTGYLGGLGLPVIIAWPVGGLFAAGAAWLIGKTALGLRSDYLAIATLGIAEIIIAVLKNEDWLSRGVKNVIGIPRPVPYEIDLQNNASFVEQAAGFGLNPVEASTLWVKFLYVCLFAVVLLVLMWLSQRALNSPWGRMLRAIRDNEVAAEAMGKDVTARHLQVFILGSAICGIAGAMMTTLDSQLTPGSYQPLRFTFLIWVMVIVGGSGNNLGAVLGGFLMWYLWVMVEPMGLWLMQLVTAGMSDGYWLKDHLIESAAHMRLMTMGAVLLLVLRFSPRGLIPEK; encoded by the coding sequence ATGAACGAGACACTGAAAAACACCGTTCTTTTCGCCATTGTCGCGCTGCTGATCGTACTGACCGGACTGGCGCAAAGCTGGAACGCGGCGCTGCTGATCATCGCGATGGGGCTGATCTCCAGCATCATGGCACTTGGCGTGAACCTGCAGTGGGGCTTTGCGGGGCTGTTCAACGTGGGCATCATGGGGTTTGTCGCCCTTGGCGGTCTGGCCGCTGTGCTGATCGGCATGCCCCCCACGCAAGGCGCATGGTCCGCGGGGGGCTGGGGAATCCTCACCGCCCTGCTGATGGGGGCCGCGACGATCATTCTGGCGGTTCAGGTGATGAAACGCATGGCCAAGGGATGGCTGCGCACGCTGGTCGTTCTGGTGGTGCTGGTGGCGGGGTTCTTTATCTTCCGCGCCCTGCTCGACCCGTCGGTAAGCGCGGTCGAAGCCGTGAACCCCGCGACCACCGGCTATCTTGGCGGGCTTGGCCTGCCGGTCATCATCGCCTGGCCCGTAGGCGGGCTGTTTGCAGCCGGAGCGGCCTGGCTGATCGGGAAAACCGCGCTTGGGCTGCGGTCTGATTACCTAGCGATCGCGACCCTGGGCATCGCCGAGATCATCATCGCCGTGCTCAAGAACGAAGACTGGCTGTCGCGGGGCGTCAAGAACGTCATCGGCATCCCGCGTCCCGTCCCCTATGAGATCGACCTGCAAAATAACGCGAGCTTTGTCGAACAGGCGGCCGGCTTCGGGCTGAACCCGGTAGAGGCATCGACGCTTTGGGTGAAATTCCTTTACGTGTGTCTGTTCGCCGTGGTGCTCTTGGTACTGATGTGGCTAAGTCAGCGGGCGCTGAATTCGCCCTGGGGCCGCATGCTACGCGCGATCCGCGACAACGAGGTCGCGGCCGAAGCCATGGGCAAGGATGTGACCGCACGGCATTTACAGGTGTTCATTCTCGGCTCTGCCATCTGCGGGATTGCTGGCGCGATGATGACCACGCTGGACAGCCAGTTGACACCCGGATCCTACCAGCCGCTGCGCTTCACCTTCCTGATCTGGGTCATGGTGATCGTTGGCGGGTCCGGCAACAATCTGGGGGCCGTTCTGGGGGGCTTTTTGATGTGGTATCTTTGGGTGATGGTTGAACCCATGGGGCTGTGGCTGATGCAATTGGTCACCGCGGGCATGTCCGACGGCTATTGGCTGAAAGACCACCTGATCGAATCCGCTGCGCATATGCGGTTGATGACGATGGGTGCGGTCTTGCTGCTGGTATTGCGGTTCAGCCCGCGCGGGTTGATCCCCGAGAAGTAA
- a CDS encoding ABC transporter ATP-binding protein: MIVVDDIHKHFGGFHAVDGANLTIGKGTITGLIGPNGAGKTTLFNVIAGVLKPTSGRVTMDGEDITGLPPHTLFHKGLLRTFQIAHEFSSMTCRENLMMVPGDQAGETLWNTWFGRKRIADQERALRAKADEVLEFLTVEHLAEQKAGQISGGQKKLLELGRTMMVDAKIVFLDEVGAGVNRTLLNTIGDAIIRLNKERGYTFVVIEHDMDFIGRLCDPVICMAEGKVLAQGTLPEIKANEQVIEAYLGTGLKNKAVPA, translated from the coding sequence ATGATCGTCGTAGACGACATCCATAAACATTTCGGCGGGTTCCACGCCGTGGACGGGGCCAATCTGACCATTGGCAAAGGCACGATCACCGGTTTGATCGGCCCGAACGGTGCTGGCAAAACGACGCTATTCAACGTGATCGCGGGGGTGCTGAAACCGACCTCGGGGCGCGTCACGATGGACGGCGAGGATATTACCGGCCTGCCCCCCCATACGCTGTTTCACAAAGGGCTGCTGCGGACCTTCCAGATCGCGCATGAATTCTCGTCGATGACCTGCCGCGAGAACCTGATGATGGTGCCCGGCGATCAGGCGGGCGAGACGCTGTGGAACACATGGTTCGGGCGCAAGCGCATTGCCGATCAGGAGCGCGCCTTGCGCGCCAAAGCCGACGAGGTGCTTGAGTTTCTGACGGTCGAACATCTGGCCGAGCAAAAGGCGGGTCAGATTTCCGGCGGTCAGAAAAAGCTGCTAGAACTAGGGCGCACCATGATGGTCGACGCCAAGATCGTGTTCCTTGACGAGGTCGGGGCCGGTGTGAACCGCACGCTGCTTAATACCATCGGTGACGCGATCATCCGGCTGAACAAGGAACGCGGCTATACCTTTGTCGTGATTGAACACGACATGGATTTCATCGGCCGTCTGTGTGATCCGGTGATCTGTATGGCCGAGGGCAAGGTTCTTGCGCAGGGCACCCTACCCGAGATCAAGGCCAACGAACAGGTGATCGAGGCCTATCTGGGCACCGGGCTCAAGAACAAGGCCGTGCCTGCATGA